The following coding sequences lie in one Takifugu flavidus isolate HTHZ2018 chromosome 4, ASM371156v2, whole genome shotgun sequence genomic window:
- the LOC130524729 gene encoding protein NLRC3-like isoform X2, with protein sequence MVKALPEVMDEDRAESTVPSWVSLKSDHSKGHPLKFGIGPQGSPLKMDEDRAESTVPSWVSLKSDHSKVDPLDFGIGPQGSPLKYQKRSASIGDSSCPKGEKKRRTELQTADLNNSVSQGGELQEVIEGHKISLKRRCEHVTEGTNEAGSGTPLNKIYTELYITEGQSEEVDTQHEVRQLERTSKKNIQDTPIKCQDIFKVLSEQQRHIRVVLTNGVAGVGKTFSVQKFSLDWAEGLENQDISLVLPLSCRELNLIRDEQHSLLSLLHVFHPTLQKIRAEDLTVWKLLFIFDGLDESRFSLGFNKHQVISDVTQVSSVGVLLVNLIQGNLLPSALIWITSRPAAAYQIPPSCVDRITEVRGFTDSQKEEYFRRRFSDEDLSKRIISHIKASRSLHIMCLIPVFCWITAIVLEDMMTRDQRGELPQTLTDLYSHFLRFR encoded by the exons atggtcaaagctctcccggaggt gatggacgaggacagagcagagtccacagtgcccagctgggtgtccctgaagagtgaccactccaaaggcCACCCTTTAAagttcggtattggacctcaaggctcacctttaaa gatggacgaggacagagcagagtccacagtgcccagctgggtgtccctgaagagtgaccactccaaagtcGACCCTTTAGatttcggtattggacctcaaggctcacctttaaa gtatcagaaacggtctgcttccattggagattcctcctgtcccaagggtgaaaagaaacggagaactgaactgcagaccgccgacctgaacaacagcgtctcac agggtggtgaactgcaggaggtgatagaaggtcataagatcagtctgaagagaagatgtgaacatgtgactgaaggaactaatgaagcaggaagtggaaccccgctgaacaagatctacactgagctctacatcactgagggacaaagtgaggaggtggacacacaacatgaggtgagacagcttgagagaacctccaagaagaacatccaggacactccaatcaagtgccaggacatcttcaaagtcttatctgagcaacagagacacatcagagtggttctgaccaacggtgtcgccggcgttggaaaaaccttctcagtgcagaagttcagtctggactgggcagaaggtttggagaaccaagacatcagtctggtgcttccgctctcatgcagggagctgaacttgatcagagatgagcagcacagtcttctctcactgcttcatgttttccatccaacattacagaagatcagagcagaagatctgactgtctggaaacttctgttcatctttgatggcctggatgaaagcagattttcactgggtttcaacaagcatcaggtcatctctgatgtcacacaagtatcgtccgttggcgtgctcctggtgaacctcatccaggggaacctgcttccctcagctctcatctggatcacctccagacctgcagcagcctatcagattcctccctcgtgtgttgacaggatcacagaagtacgaggcttcactgactcccagaaggaggagtacttcaggaggaggttcagtgatgaagatctgtccaagagaatcatctcacacatcaaggcctccaggagcctccacatcatgtgtctgatcccagttttctgctggatcactgctatagttctggaggacatgatgaccagagaccagagaggagagctgccccaaaccctgactgacctctactcacacttcctgaggttcagataa
- the LOC130524729 gene encoding protein NLRC3-like isoform X6 produces the protein MDEDRAESTVPSCVSLKSFHSKDEPLKFGIGPQGSPLKYQKRSASIGDSSCPKGEKKRRTELQTADLNNSVSQGGELQEVIEGHKISLKRRCEHVTEGTNEAGSGTPLNKIYTELYITEGQSEEVDTQHEVRQLERTSKKNIQDTPIKCQDIFKVLSEQQRHIRVVLTNGVAGVGKTFSVQKFSLDWAEGLENQDISLVLPLSCRELNLIRDEQHSLLSLLHVFHPTLQKIRAEDLTVWKLLFIFDGLDESRFSLGFNKHQVISDVTQVSSVGVLLVNLIQGNLLPSALIWITSRPAAAYQIPPSCVDRITEVRGFTDSQKEEYFRRRFSDEDLSKRIISHIKASRSLHIMCLIPVFCWITAIVLEDMMTRDQRGELPQTLTDLYSHFLRFR, from the exons atggacgaggacagagcagagtccacagtgcccagctgtgtgtccctgaagagtttCCACTCCAAAGACGAACCTTTAAagttcggtattggacctcaaggctcacctttaaa gtatcagaaacggtctgcttccattggagattcctcctgtcccaagggtgaaaagaaacggagaactgaactgcagaccgccgacctgaacaacagcgtctcac agggtggtgaactgcaggaggtgatagaaggtcataagatcagtctgaagagaagatgtgaacatgtgactgaaggaactaatgaagcaggaagtggaaccccgctgaacaagatctacactgagctctacatcactgagggacaaagtgaggaggtggacacacaacatgaggtgagacagcttgagagaacctccaagaagaacatccaggacactccaatcaagtgccaggacatcttcaaagtcttatctgagcaacagagacacatcagagtggttctgaccaacggtgtcgccggcgttggaaaaaccttctcagtgcagaagttcagtctggactgggcagaaggtttggagaaccaagacatcagtctggtgcttccgctctcatgcagggagctgaacttgatcagagatgagcagcacagtcttctctcactgcttcatgttttccatccaacattacagaagatcagagcagaagatctgactgtctggaaacttctgttcatctttgatggcctggatgaaagcagattttcactgggtttcaacaagcatcaggtcatctctgatgtcacacaagtatcgtccgttggcgtgctcctggtgaacctcatccaggggaacctgcttccctcagctctcatctggatcacctccagacctgcagcagcctatcagattcctccctcgtgtgttgacaggatcacagaagtacgaggcttcactgactcccagaaggaggagtacttcaggaggaggttcagtgatgaagatctgtccaagagaatcatctcacacatcaaggcctccaggagcctccacatcatgtgtctgatcccagttttctgctggatcactgctatagttctggaggacatgatgaccagagaccagagaggagagctgccccaaaccctgactgacctctactcacacttcctgaggttcagataa
- the LOC130524729 gene encoding protein NLRC3-like isoform X1, with amino-acid sequence MDEDRAESTVPSCVSLKSFHSKDEPLKFGIGPQGSPLKMDEDRAESTVPSWVSLKSDHSKGHPLKFGIGPQGSPLKMDEDRAESTVPSWVSLKSDHSKVDPLDFGIGPQGSPLKYQKRSASIGDSSCPKGEKKRRTELQTADLNNSVSQGGELQEVIEGHKISLKRRCEHVTEGTNEAGSGTPLNKIYTELYITEGQSEEVDTQHEVRQLERTSKKNIQDTPIKCQDIFKVLSEQQRHIRVVLTNGVAGVGKTFSVQKFSLDWAEGLENQDISLVLPLSCRELNLIRDEQHSLLSLLHVFHPTLQKIRAEDLTVWKLLFIFDGLDESRFSLGFNKHQVISDVTQVSSVGVLLVNLIQGNLLPSALIWITSRPAAAYQIPPSCVDRITEVRGFTDSQKEEYFRRRFSDEDLSKRIISHIKASRSLHIMCLIPVFCWITAIVLEDMMTRDQRGELPQTLTDLYSHFLRFR; translated from the exons atggacgaggacagagcagagtccacagtgcccagctgtgtgtccctgaagagtttCCACTCCAAAGACGAACCTTTAAagttcggtattggacctcaaggctcacctttaaa gatggacgaggacagagcagagtccacagtgcccagctgggtgtccctgaagagtgaccactccaaaggcCACCCTTTAAagttcggtattggacctcaaggctcacctttaaa gatggacgaggacagagcagagtccacagtgcccagctgggtgtccctgaagagtgaccactccaaagtcGACCCTTTAGatttcggtattggacctcaaggctcacctttaaa gtatcagaaacggtctgcttccattggagattcctcctgtcccaagggtgaaaagaaacggagaactgaactgcagaccgccgacctgaacaacagcgtctcac agggtggtgaactgcaggaggtgatagaaggtcataagatcagtctgaagagaagatgtgaacatgtgactgaaggaactaatgaagcaggaagtggaaccccgctgaacaagatctacactgagctctacatcactgagggacaaagtgaggaggtggacacacaacatgaggtgagacagcttgagagaacctccaagaagaacatccaggacactccaatcaagtgccaggacatcttcaaagtcttatctgagcaacagagacacatcagagtggttctgaccaacggtgtcgccggcgttggaaaaaccttctcagtgcagaagttcagtctggactgggcagaaggtttggagaaccaagacatcagtctggtgcttccgctctcatgcagggagctgaacttgatcagagatgagcagcacagtcttctctcactgcttcatgttttccatccaacattacagaagatcagagcagaagatctgactgtctggaaacttctgttcatctttgatggcctggatgaaagcagattttcactgggtttcaacaagcatcaggtcatctctgatgtcacacaagtatcgtccgttggcgtgctcctggtgaacctcatccaggggaacctgcttccctcagctctcatctggatcacctccagacctgcagcagcctatcagattcctccctcgtgtgttgacaggatcacagaagtacgaggcttcactgactcccagaaggaggagtacttcaggaggaggttcagtgatgaagatctgtccaagagaatcatctcacacatcaaggcctccaggagcctccacatcatgtgtctgatcccagttttctgctggatcactgctatagttctggaggacatgatgaccagagaccagagaggagagctgccccaaaccctgactgacctctactcacacttcctgaggttcagataa
- the LOC130524729 gene encoding protein NLRC3-like isoform X4, translated as MDEDRAESTVPSWVSLKSDHSKGHPLKFGIGPQGSPLKMDEDRAESTVPSWVSLKSDHSKVDPLDFGIGPQGSPLKYQKRSASIGDSSCPKGEKKRRTELQTADLNNSVSQGGELQEVIEGHKISLKRRCEHVTEGTNEAGSGTPLNKIYTELYITEGQSEEVDTQHEVRQLERTSKKNIQDTPIKCQDIFKVLSEQQRHIRVVLTNGVAGVGKTFSVQKFSLDWAEGLENQDISLVLPLSCRELNLIRDEQHSLLSLLHVFHPTLQKIRAEDLTVWKLLFIFDGLDESRFSLGFNKHQVISDVTQVSSVGVLLVNLIQGNLLPSALIWITSRPAAAYQIPPSCVDRITEVRGFTDSQKEEYFRRRFSDEDLSKRIISHIKASRSLHIMCLIPVFCWITAIVLEDMMTRDQRGELPQTLTDLYSHFLRFR; from the exons atggacgaggacagagcagagtccacagtgcccagctgggtgtccctgaagagtgaccactccaaaggcCACCCTTTAAagttcggtattggacctcaaggctcacctttaaa gatggacgaggacagagcagagtccacagtgcccagctgggtgtccctgaagagtgaccactccaaagtcGACCCTTTAGatttcggtattggacctcaaggctcacctttaaa gtatcagaaacggtctgcttccattggagattcctcctgtcccaagggtgaaaagaaacggagaactgaactgcagaccgccgacctgaacaacagcgtctcac agggtggtgaactgcaggaggtgatagaaggtcataagatcagtctgaagagaagatgtgaacatgtgactgaaggaactaatgaagcaggaagtggaaccccgctgaacaagatctacactgagctctacatcactgagggacaaagtgaggaggtggacacacaacatgaggtgagacagcttgagagaacctccaagaagaacatccaggacactccaatcaagtgccaggacatcttcaaagtcttatctgagcaacagagacacatcagagtggttctgaccaacggtgtcgccggcgttggaaaaaccttctcagtgcagaagttcagtctggactgggcagaaggtttggagaaccaagacatcagtctggtgcttccgctctcatgcagggagctgaacttgatcagagatgagcagcacagtcttctctcactgcttcatgttttccatccaacattacagaagatcagagcagaagatctgactgtctggaaacttctgttcatctttgatggcctggatgaaagcagattttcactgggtttcaacaagcatcaggtcatctctgatgtcacacaagtatcgtccgttggcgtgctcctggtgaacctcatccaggggaacctgcttccctcagctctcatctggatcacctccagacctgcagcagcctatcagattcctccctcgtgtgttgacaggatcacagaagtacgaggcttcactgactcccagaaggaggagtacttcaggaggaggttcagtgatgaagatctgtccaagagaatcatctcacacatcaaggcctccaggagcctccacatcatgtgtctgatcccagttttctgctggatcactgctatagttctggaggacatgatgaccagagaccagagaggagagctgccccaaaccctgactgacctctactcacacttcctgaggttcagataa
- the LOC130524729 gene encoding protein NLRC3-like isoform X3 has translation MDEDRAESTVPSCVSLKSFHSKDEPLKFGIGPQGSPLKMDEDRAESTVPSWVSLKSDHSKGHPLKFGIGPQGSPLKYQKRSASIGDSSCPKGEKKRRTELQTADLNNSVSQGGELQEVIEGHKISLKRRCEHVTEGTNEAGSGTPLNKIYTELYITEGQSEEVDTQHEVRQLERTSKKNIQDTPIKCQDIFKVLSEQQRHIRVVLTNGVAGVGKTFSVQKFSLDWAEGLENQDISLVLPLSCRELNLIRDEQHSLLSLLHVFHPTLQKIRAEDLTVWKLLFIFDGLDESRFSLGFNKHQVISDVTQVSSVGVLLVNLIQGNLLPSALIWITSRPAAAYQIPPSCVDRITEVRGFTDSQKEEYFRRRFSDEDLSKRIISHIKASRSLHIMCLIPVFCWITAIVLEDMMTRDQRGELPQTLTDLYSHFLRFR, from the exons atggacgaggacagagcagagtccacagtgcccagctgtgtgtccctgaagagtttCCACTCCAAAGACGAACCTTTAAagttcggtattggacctcaaggctcacctttaaa gatggacgaggacagagcagagtccacagtgcccagctgggtgtccctgaagagtgaccactccaaaggcCACCCTTTAAagttcggtattggacctcaaggctcacctttaaa gtatcagaaacggtctgcttccattggagattcctcctgtcccaagggtgaaaagaaacggagaactgaactgcagaccgccgacctgaacaacagcgtctcac agggtggtgaactgcaggaggtgatagaaggtcataagatcagtctgaagagaagatgtgaacatgtgactgaaggaactaatgaagcaggaagtggaaccccgctgaacaagatctacactgagctctacatcactgagggacaaagtgaggaggtggacacacaacatgaggtgagacagcttgagagaacctccaagaagaacatccaggacactccaatcaagtgccaggacatcttcaaagtcttatctgagcaacagagacacatcagagtggttctgaccaacggtgtcgccggcgttggaaaaaccttctcagtgcagaagttcagtctggactgggcagaaggtttggagaaccaagacatcagtctggtgcttccgctctcatgcagggagctgaacttgatcagagatgagcagcacagtcttctctcactgcttcatgttttccatccaacattacagaagatcagagcagaagatctgactgtctggaaacttctgttcatctttgatggcctggatgaaagcagattttcactgggtttcaacaagcatcaggtcatctctgatgtcacacaagtatcgtccgttggcgtgctcctggtgaacctcatccaggggaacctgcttccctcagctctcatctggatcacctccagacctgcagcagcctatcagattcctccctcgtgtgttgacaggatcacagaagtacgaggcttcactgactcccagaaggaggagtacttcaggaggaggttcagtgatgaagatctgtccaagagaatcatctcacacatcaaggcctccaggagcctccacatcatgtgtctgatcccagttttctgctggatcactgctatagttctggaggacatgatgaccagagaccagagaggagagctgccccaaaccctgactgacctctactcacacttcctgaggttcagataa
- the LOC130524729 gene encoding protein NLRC3-like isoform X5, whose protein sequence is MDEDRAESTVPSCVSLKSFHSKDEPLKFGIGPQGSPLKMDEDRAESTVPSWVSLKSDHSKVDPLDFGIGPQGSPLKYQKRSASIGDSSCPKGEKKRRTELQTADLNNSVSQGGELQEVIEGHKISLKRRCEHVTEGTNEAGSGTPLNKIYTELYITEGQSEEVDTQHEVRQLERTSKKNIQDTPIKCQDIFKVLSEQQRHIRVVLTNGVAGVGKTFSVQKFSLDWAEGLENQDISLVLPLSCRELNLIRDEQHSLLSLLHVFHPTLQKIRAEDLTVWKLLFIFDGLDESRFSLGFNKHQVISDVTQVSSVGVLLVNLIQGNLLPSALIWITSRPAAAYQIPPSCVDRITEVRGFTDSQKEEYFRRRFSDEDLSKRIISHIKASRSLHIMCLIPVFCWITAIVLEDMMTRDQRGELPQTLTDLYSHFLRFR, encoded by the exons atggacgaggacagagcagagtccacagtgcccagctgtgtgtccctgaagagtttCCACTCCAAAGACGAACCTTTAAagttcggtattggacctcaaggctcacctttaaa gatggacgaggacagagcagagtccacagtgcccagctgggtgtccctgaagagtgaccactccaaagtcGACCCTTTAGatttcggtattggacctcaaggctcacctttaaa gtatcagaaacggtctgcttccattggagattcctcctgtcccaagggtgaaaagaaacggagaactgaactgcagaccgccgacctgaacaacagcgtctcac agggtggtgaactgcaggaggtgatagaaggtcataagatcagtctgaagagaagatgtgaacatgtgactgaaggaactaatgaagcaggaagtggaaccccgctgaacaagatctacactgagctctacatcactgagggacaaagtgaggaggtggacacacaacatgaggtgagacagcttgagagaacctccaagaagaacatccaggacactccaatcaagtgccaggacatcttcaaagtcttatctgagcaacagagacacatcagagtggttctgaccaacggtgtcgccggcgttggaaaaaccttctcagtgcagaagttcagtctggactgggcagaaggtttggagaaccaagacatcagtctggtgcttccgctctcatgcagggagctgaacttgatcagagatgagcagcacagtcttctctcactgcttcatgttttccatccaacattacagaagatcagagcagaagatctgactgtctggaaacttctgttcatctttgatggcctggatgaaagcagattttcactgggtttcaacaagcatcaggtcatctctgatgtcacacaagtatcgtccgttggcgtgctcctggtgaacctcatccaggggaacctgcttccctcagctctcatctggatcacctccagacctgcagcagcctatcagattcctccctcgtgtgttgacaggatcacagaagtacgaggcttcactgactcccagaaggaggagtacttcaggaggaggttcagtgatgaagatctgtccaagagaatcatctcacacatcaaggcctccaggagcctccacatcatgtgtctgatcccagttttctgctggatcactgctatagttctggaggacatgatgaccagagaccagagaggagagctgccccaaaccctgactgacctctactcacacttcctgaggttcagataa